Genomic DNA from Coffea arabica cultivar ET-39 chromosome 7e, Coffea Arabica ET-39 HiFi, whole genome shotgun sequence:
ATTTGACTGCAAAATGTGAAAATTGCTCGGCTTAGCTGCTGGTGATTTGTCATTCACAACTCTTTCTTTAATATACAGAAATATTAGCTATCGACAAAGTTTTGGATCCTGGATTTAGCTATCGACATAGTTAATTGAATTAGCATTTTCCTTGTTGAAATAACTCGAATCTTATAATAATATTTTCCTTGTACACTATCAATTCATGTGTGCTCACTTCATATTTGCATTTCACCAGACCAATGCCTCGTACGTTGACTTCAAAAAAGAGAATTCATGCTACTGGTACGATCGGTTGACACCGCTACTGCTTGGAAGACATGCCACAGGCAGCCGTGCCCAGTCTGCAAGCGAGGTAGTTCCATCGGAACCGCCTCGCCGAGAACGGTCCAACACTGCTGCTAAAAATCGGAAGGGAAAAGGTCAAGCCTCTAGTTCGAGGGTGCCTACTCCGGTGAACGTACCAGCAGTTGAGGATGACGACGACGTCTACTATGTTCCCCCAGTTCCTGGTGCAGTTGGAGGAAAACGGTCAGCCTCAAGCTTAGGAACCAGTGGTGAACCTGAAGGGAGTAGAGGTTCAAAATCGACACGGTCATCTACTGGTCTTGAGGATGCTATAAGCAAGATCGGGAATTACACCGACTTCGTTCTTGAGGACAGACGGAGTAGGTCGGAGTTCGACTCCCTCTACGGCATAATGCAGTGCCAGGATGTGATCACCTCAATGGATATTCCGGACGAGTGGAGACTTGAAGCATGTGATCACTATGCCAAATATGAGAACGAGGGTGCAAGGATTATTTTTCTTAGAGCTTCTGCAGCCGATCGCTACGGCTACATCCTCAAGTTGATGAAGCTAAAAGGCTTGGCCTAGGCATGCCAATTATGTGAAATGTTTGTACTATTAAAGTACATTGTGGATGATTGTACTTGTATAACGTGGTTGTTTGTGGATTACTTGTCCATATAATATTAGAGATATTTATTAACTTCTTGTGAAGAAAAAATGTTTATTCATGCCAGAGGATTATGTTGCAGGGAAAATACcgtttgccttttcttttctggaATTTTCCTGGTTGAGTTCACACTCTTATTGAGATTTCTGAATGCTATTCTTACTAGTTCAGTAAATTTGCTGTCATTGTCAATTCTAAATGCTGCATGGTACATTTcatgaaaaattctgaatgaagCTGCAGAAATAGAGGACCTGCAGAGATGTGTTTCTTTGCTTCCGGTGGTTTCAATTTTCCcaagtttttcattttgttggTGTGCAATTCATTATTATTGTTTGGAGATGCATGGATATTGTTACTGTTTTGGTGCTCTGTAGCTATTTCTTTCACTTATGGTCTTCCACACAGCAGGGAAGCAGGGAGTCAAGTAAAAGTATTACTACTATTGCGTTATCTTGATGATTTTGAGTCTGACAATTGGTTATTATATTATCTGGTATCATCAGCCCTTTGTTGGTATGTCGGTCTAGTTTCAAAAGTTGCCAAGGAAATTTTTAATGAGCCCAGGAGGGAATACGTTGCAATCTCAGGGTTGTggtacttcttttcttttcttttcttttcttttctgaacATCCATTCACACAAGCATTGGAAAGCAGGATGCTGCATTCTGGAGAATTTTAGCTTCTCACACTTCAAATCTCCTTGCAGTCCCTCGAAATTTTTAGATTGCTATAGGAACTTGAACGTGGAGAAAAAGGTATTGGAGATGGAACTGTGAGCTATGGAATGGAGATATTTACATGCGTTCTTGGACTGGCATATGGTCCTCACAATGAAGACAGAGGACACAAAAAAGAGCATGCACCTTTTTTGTCCATTAACGCAAACTACTGTAACACCAATCCTGAAGAACAAATAGCTGACACGCCCTAGTACTGCAATTGCTGACAAGCACATGGGTTCTATAGCATTTGTGACTAGTTCTTTGAGATAATTTCAGAGAGCTCCCCTAacgttttatttatttttttacttagctcccctaaggtttgaaaaattacacttacctcccttgatttgatagttttagtaacaaaatcttaaaataaattgattcggtcaaatttttaaatgaataccctAAAATGACCTGcagtaatgagttttaattttatGTCTATACctactagtagtagtagtaagtatttgataaacaacaataatattaataataatttatcattatgataggatacttttgatggtatttaTTATAGATtaaatttataagatagaaaagaagatgttcaaataattcatttaaagtttatgaattttttgagtagtgggattttgaaaaatttagatGTGATTTTGgaccatttattttttatttattgttaattttgagACAAAAAATAAAGATCAACAAAAACATTGGATTACTAGATGTGACATTTGGTTACATTAAAAAATAGAGGTAATAGTGGTGATTGTACAGTTTTATTggtaaaaaattaagaaaaggaataaaaagaaaaaaataattttaaatggCATTCTAAATATAACAAGgaaatttcataaaaatatttaagggtagtATTAAATGAtaagggaggtatgtgtaatttttaaaagctCGAGGGAGCTAAATGAAATTGTTTCtaaaaaacctcaagggaggtttctgaaattatccctagttCTTTTAGATGGCCAATAAAAAAGTCTCTGTAAAGTTAACTTCTCCGTATGTTTCCACtatttgcattttttgttcTGTGTCGTGTCCTCTGACGAGGGCCATAAATTGCGGAAATACATGTGCTATAAAGCATTCCAATTGCATGTCAAATATATCTCATGAAACGACAAAGTGAAAATTGTGGTGGAAGTTCTCTAAAAACTCCAATGTAGATCAGCGCATTTCCCACTGTTTCTTCACATTTAAGCAGTGCAATTCTCTATAAAAAGAACTGGCCTCTGCAATTCTCTTTTGAAAAACGAACGAAGAGGATAGAAGACAGAACGTCAAGACGAAGTGGCGACCTTTTCTTAATTAACGTGGTAGCTGTGTGCACCTCGCCGTGTGGCAACCGGAAACTACGTGCGTGCCACTGGAAGCGAGGTAAATTGTAGACGAATGTTTTCAGTTATAAAATTGCAATCTAAATTCAATATCTTGCCATTATTTAGATCTTTTGTATGGTAGCCGTTTATATACTCTCACTTAATGCATTGTACGAGTTATTGGTGACTAATCGTTCATATTTTACCGCTTCAAAGTGATAATAAATATTTTGAGGTGTTACGAATTGAGTAACCTGGTCGGATGAGTTTTTTGATATAGTACGGACTGGACTTCGTTAGGCTTGGATTGTTGTTTTATAACCTCTCACTTAatgcatttatacatttatattaatatacataatattaattatacatttatacatatgaTTTACATTTATAGATATGTCTCGACATAGGATTCAGAAAGCCTATTAAAGGAAGTAAATTTTTACTTTTAAGCATGCAGATACACAGGTTGTAATGTGTTGTTCTAGCTTGAGTGTCTTtgaaaacaataaataaataaataacattttttttaggtgacgtatatgaaataaaaaataattaaaacttatatttatgatataagtaaataaaattgtGTAAATAATCTATTTACTCAAAATGTATTGTTTGTCTTTTTAGttgaatgaattgaaaaagTAACAGATATTTATAGGAATACATTCATATAATAacatttatttataatttatacatttatttatagTAATAGATAATATAATacaattataatatatttataagagttttatataagtaaataaatatatttattcataaatatttataattgtattataaatgcataaatgtatatttatataaaaatatataaattataaatcacaaatatattaatttatacatttatataatattcatttataattatatgtatttataataatatacatttatacatttataaatatattagtattaaAAGTTATATTGCCAAATACGTGCTATAAAGTCATATTGCATAGTATTCTATTTAAAAGTCATATTGCTAATTTATACTCCATAAAGCTACTTTACGTAATTGGTTTGAGAGGATGATGAAGTCTCTAATGGGACATGTCTGACCAATTACATACTTAATTTATGTCTAATGGGACATGTCTAGATTCCCGACATTTAATTTATGTCCAATACGCAAGTGGTATTAACACATTTATGGAATTGGTTATACTCATACAAAACATGCTTATATAAACATATATACAGCTATATACATCCCTTATCATGGCCTGGAACAACCGCCGTGGTGCTAGAGGACGCAATGCGGACCGCATGAGGCAAGATGAGGAAGATGAGGCCTTACTTCTTATGAGTGCATCGTTAATGTTAATGCATCCGTCACTTGCACACGTGGATAATAATCAACCACTTCCGCAACATGATGGTTCATTCACAGATAGGCAGTGGGTGGAACGCGTACTCTACGGTCATCATAGACGCTCAATAGACAACATGCGTATCACGACTGATAATTTCTTGCTACTGTCCAATATCCTTGTCGAGAGACAGTACGTTCCACACAATTACCAACAGCGCGTGCCCATACAGGAGGCGCTTGCTATGACTTTAATGTTGGTCAGCCACAAGCATACGCACCGTGTGTTGGGGACTATTTTTGATCGATCCATCGAGACGATTAATCGAAATATAAAAAAGGTGCTCCGAGGCCTGTGTCTATTTGCAGCTGAAATAATACGACCGGGTGACCAGACTGCAGTTCATCCACGAATTGCAAACTCAACTAATTTTTATCCGTGGTTCAAGGTAATGTGGAAAGAATACTGATTTTTGGCGACTCTGTAGTACGACGATTCTATAAAGttgattatatattttttacacaTATTAGGATGCCGTGGGAGCGATGGATGGCACCCACATCTCAGCTTGTCCTCCGACAGGCGAGCAAATGGCATATACAAATCGGCACGGGTGGCAATCACAGAATGTTCTGGCAGTTTGTGACCATGACATGCGCTTCATCTATGTGTATGCTGGATGGGAGGGAAGTGCACACGATGCGCGAGTGTTGGAGTCAGCATTAGCATATCCGTCCGATTTTCCACTGCCGCAACCTGGTAAGTGATGGGTCCAATATTTCAAGTCAAGCATGTGCTATGCTTTATTTCCACAACTCCTATTTTTTATCGCGTTTATTAATTAGAATAACTTTGTCAAATAGGCCAGTACTACTTAGTTGATGCGGCATACAGGAATGCTCCTGGTTTCATGCCTCCGTATAAGAACGTGGGGTCCGAATCTCCGTCAAAGACCTTGTTCAATACTCGACATTCGCAACTGCGCAATGTCATTGAGCGCACATTCGGTGTGCTTAAGAAAAGATTCAAATGGTTAAAGGGTCCGGTAGATAATTTCTATATGAGCACTCAAATCAGTATAGTCATTGCTTGTTGTGCGTTGCACAACTTTTTAAGGATGCACCAACCAGAAGATGCTCATTTTCAACGGTTTGAATCACAAGACGTGCACTTAAATGAAGAGCCAGAAATAGGCGGGCTAGTACCTCAGCCGTTCGCATTAAACGTGTCTCCTGCAGAGCTGGCGGAATGGAAAGCTAAACGAGACTACATAGCGACTCAAATGTATGCAGCACGAGGGCGACGCCGCCGTTAAGTGTTCATCGCATTAAGTAGGATTGTAATTGTCCCTAAAATATATTTTCCCATGTGTAGAATGTACTTAAAATGTCCTCGATTTCCAACTTCTAAATTAATCTGTACCGTTTGGGTATTAAGTATGCAATTGGTTTAGCGTAAACGTAgtataaaatcaaaattttcgaagtcaaagtcaaaattttcgaagtcaaagtcaaagtcaaagtcaaagtcacATGCTTAAATTCAATAATAAGCACCTGTCCAAACGCTAATTTACACGATTTACTTGCTATCCAAACGCCTATTTCATATTTACGCGATCTTAAAAAGTAACctaaaaaatatcccaaataacttacaatccaaacaaaccctgaGGAAGTGTTTGGAAAGCATAATTGGTgggtaatttgaaattttaagaaattagCGTTTGTACTGTGTAAATAAAAGTGGTGGGGTAATTTACTGTAGAGTTCCGACATTGGATTCCTTAGGTGCAGCCTTTTGCACTAAAGTCATGCAAAAATTCATTCCTTCACGTGGCAACTGCATTTTGACGGAAACCTGCAAAAAAAATAACCGTTGGTTGAGGAGAGTAAAGGCATTTACTCCTGAACACAGCACAAAGGCTAGAAGTGCTCCTCTATTCGGGCCTCTCTTCGCCATTTTCATCTACCAACAGACGGGAAAGACAGCTGCAATCAAACCCAGCTTGCAGAGACGTCCGGCAAACAAGATCCTTGACTGAAGTTTTGAATCTATCGGACGCATTTCACCCTGCCGCGGTCGACGCTTCCAACACCCAAACGGAATTTCTTGCTCCGAGCCCATTCCACTTTCTCCCTATCTACAGCGGCAGGTACAATTCCCTCGATTTTCTGGATTTAGCTGCAATTTACATTCCATAAACCTGCGTTGATCTGTCTTTCTAGTTGTCCACGGCTTCATCAGCTGATTATCTCCCTTGGACACCTGATTTTGTGTT
This window encodes:
- the LOC140011468 gene encoding uncharacterized protein isoform X1, giving the protein MTAEKRKKPSCDSSPVSCTSDCSTRSSTASNNYIKCLEVYFEQMASRIHWTDAMDEAFLTAYVSFRENDVWDKRKSLETNYDMLAAHLVSNHILTVTGQQLQTRFYHIKKKWDLFCNLRGISSKTETGVGWSEDSYCFTADDEHWANLEQTNASYVDFKKENSCYWYDRLTPLLLGRHATGSRAQSASEVVPSEPPRRERSNTAAKNRKGKGQASSSRVPTPVNVPAVEDDDDVYYVPPVPGAVGGKRSASSLGTSGEPEGSRGSKSTRSSTGLEDAISKIGNYTDFVLEDRRSRSEFDSLYGIMQCQDVITSMDIPDEWRLEACDHYAKYENEGARIIFLRASAADRYGYILKLMKLKGLA
- the LOC140011468 gene encoding uncharacterized protein isoform X2; amino-acid sequence: MASRIHWTDAMDEAFLTAYVSFRENDVWDKRKSLETNYDMLAAHLVSNHILTVTGQQLQTRFYHIKKKWDLFCNLRGISSKTETGVGWSEDSYCFTADDEHWANLEQTNASYVDFKKENSCYWYDRLTPLLLGRHATGSRAQSASEVVPSEPPRRERSNTAAKNRKGKGQASSSRVPTPVNVPAVEDDDDVYYVPPVPGAVGGKRSASSLGTSGEPEGSRGSKSTRSSTGLEDAISKIGNYTDFVLEDRRSRSEFDSLYGIMQCQDVITSMDIPDEWRLEACDHYAKYENEGARIIFLRASAADRYGYILKLMKLKGLA
- the LOC140011268 gene encoding uncharacterized protein, whose translation is MAWNNRRGARGRNADRMRQDEEDEALLLMSASLMLMHPSLAHVDNNQPLPQHDGSFTDRQWVERVLYGHHRRSIDNMRITTDNFLLLSNILVERQYVPHNYQQRVPIQEALAMTLMLVSHKHTHRVLGTIFDRSIETINRNIKKVLRGLCLFAAEIIRPGDQTAVHPRIANSTNFYPWFKDAVGAMDGTHISACPPTGEQMAYTNRHGWQSQNVLAVCDHDMRFIYVYAGWEGSAHDARVLESALAYPSDFPLPQPGQYYLVDAAYRNAPGFMPPYKNVGSESPSKTLFNTRHSQLRNVIERTFGVLKKRFKWLKGPVDNFYMSTQISIVIACCALHNFLRMHQPEDAHFQRFESQDVHLNEEPEIGGLVPQPFALNVSPAELAEWKAKRDYIATQMYAARGRRRR